One genomic region from Zalophus californianus isolate mZalCal1 chromosome 12, mZalCal1.pri.v2, whole genome shotgun sequence encodes:
- the LOC113911540 gene encoding deoxynucleotidyltransferase terminal-interacting protein 1-like, with protein MGATGNAEQPRGPGGAERGGPELGDAGAAGQLVLTNPWNIMIKHWQVQRRGRRSQMTTSFTDPAISMDLLRAVLQPSINEEIQTVFNKYMKFFQKAALNVRDNVGEEVDAEQLIQEACRSCLEQAKLLFSDGEKVIPRLTHELPGIERGRQTEEEYAHRGSPVPKKRKGRPPGHMLSNDRAAASMVWKPKSCEPIRREGPKWDPAQLNESTTFVLGSRANKALGMGGTRGRIYIKHPHLFKYAADPQDKHWLAEQHHMRTTGGKMAYLLIEEDIQDLAASDDYRGCLDLKLEELKSFVLPSWMVEKMRKYMETLRTENEHRAVEAPPQT; from the coding sequence ATGGGCGCTACTGGCAACGCCGAGCAGCCGCGGGGACCCGGCGGGGCAGAGCGGGGCGGCCCCGAGCTGGGCGACGCGGGCGCAGCGGGGCAGCTGGTTCTCACGAACCCCTGGAACATAATGATAAAGCACTGGCAGGTGCAGCGAAGGGGCCGCCGCTCACAGATGACAACAAGTTTCACAGATCCTGCCATCTCCATGGACCTCCTCCGAGCTGTCCTGCAGCCTAGCATCAATGAGGAGATCCAAACTGTCTTCAACAAGTACATGAAGTTCTTCCAGAAGGCAGCACTGAATGTCAGAGACAATGTCGGGGAAGAGGTGGACGCGGAGCAGCTGATCCAGGAGGCCTGTCGGAGCTGCCTGGAGCAGGCTAAATTACTGTTTTCAGATGGAGAAAAAGTAATACCCAGATTGACCCATGAGCTTCCAGGGATAGAGCGTGGCCGACAGACAGAAGAGGAATATGCCCATCGAGGAAGCCCCGTTCCCAAAAAGAGGAAGGGACGGCCTCCTGGACACATGCTGTCAAACGATCGGGCAGCCGCCAGCATGGTATGGAAACCAAAATCCTGTGAACCAATTCGCCGAGAAGGCCCCAAGTGGGACCCAGCCCAGCTGAATGAATCTACCACCTTTGTGCTGGGATCTCGAGCCAACAAGGCCCTGGGGATGGGGGGCACCAGAGGAAGAATCTACATCAAGCACCCGCACCTCTTTAAGTATGCAGCTGACCCCCAGGACAAGCACTGGCTGGCCGAGCAGCATCACATGCGGACAACAGGGGGGAAGATGGCCTACCTCCTCATCGAGGAGGACATCCAGGACCTTGCAGCCAGTGATGACTACAGAGGATGTCTGGACCTGAAGTTGGAGGAGCTGAAATCCTTTGTGCTACCCTCCTGGATGG